One genomic region from Rhizomicrobium palustre encodes:
- a CDS encoding alpha/beta hydrolase-fold protein, whose translation MKFEKYCRLAAAIAMFCGLFLAGSAARGQSSEEHRLYAPTPEQIKAIDRVRGAKLSNFSAQIFQSSLGPIPYRMLSPTGATAAPLVIILHGSGQIGSDNLGQMGFFAKAWGEPSVAEAFPAYIAVPQVPTRSADYAADKDGNLHSFPSTSFASLLELIDHLCKTLPIDQRRVYLVGFSMGASTAMDLLLARPDRFTAAVAFSPVPPSLDQIAQVANKPLLLIHGSADVENPYISDRLWFEALTSRGGHAHMIVYDGMDHRLPLDMMLATDWRAWLFRQKS comes from the coding sequence ATGAAATTTGAAAAATATTGCCGTCTAGCGGCGGCCATAGCCATGTTCTGCGGACTTTTCCTTGCCGGTTCCGCTGCTCGAGGCCAGTCCTCGGAGGAGCACCGCCTCTATGCACCGACGCCCGAACAAATCAAAGCAATTGACCGCGTTCGCGGCGCGAAGCTTTCGAATTTTTCGGCCCAGATTTTTCAATCGAGCCTCGGTCCAATCCCCTATCGTATGCTTTCGCCCACCGGCGCAACGGCGGCCCCGCTTGTCATCATCTTGCACGGCTCAGGACAGATAGGTTCGGACAATTTGGGGCAAATGGGCTTCTTTGCGAAGGCGTGGGGCGAGCCGTCGGTCGCCGAAGCGTTCCCGGCATACATCGCCGTTCCGCAAGTGCCAACGCGCTCGGCGGATTACGCCGCAGACAAAGACGGAAACCTCCATTCTTTTCCTAGCACGTCTTTCGCGAGCCTGCTCGAACTCATAGATCACCTGTGCAAAACTCTGCCGATCGATCAAAGGCGGGTTTATTTGGTAGGATTTTCGATGGGCGCTTCGACCGCGATGGATCTCTTGCTGGCGCGTCCGGATCGTTTCACCGCCGCAGTTGCTTTTTCGCCAGTTCCGCCATCGCTGGATCAGATCGCCCAGGTCGCGAATAAGCCTCTCCTACTGATCCATGGGTCAGCCGATGTAGAGAACCCTTACATTTCTGACCGTCTCTGGTTTGAGGCGCTGACCTCACGCGGCGGACATGCACATATGATTGTTTATGATGGAATGGACCACAGGCTTCCTCTCGATATGATGTTGGCAACCGACTGGAGAGCCTGGTTGTTCAGGCAAAAATCTTGA
- the ftsZ gene encoding cell division protein FtsZ — MAISFKAPEPQELRPRITVLGVGGAGGNAVNNMIASKLEGVEFLVANTDAQALAGSKADRRVQLGAHVTEGQGAGAQPDIGRASAEETLEEIMEHLKDAHMVFITAGMGGGTGTGAAPVIARAVREAGILTVGVVTKPFAFEGDRRMRIAEKGIAELQQYVHTLIVIPNQNLFRVANDRTTFAQAFAMADDVLHAGVRGVTDLIVCPGLINLDFADIKSVITEMGKAMMGTGEAEGEDRAQKAADMAISNPLLDDVSMKGAKGVLINITGGPDLMLFEVEAAANRIRAEVDPDANIIFGNTILEDMEGRIRVSVVATGIDAAEMRVGKNVEQFPGRPALKAMPVEKSPREKLQEAAALHRAKINNPVVPPPQPVMEPAPVSNPVRRNIEQIESNLAEHSAAEAAILGSREISEPAMTYVEPEPAPLPRQTVREEMPVQRVPEPEKKSGWGLFRGRKPKEEVRMEPAPRMQTQPVQRAPQARATVNVEPQRPAPQMGDSDLFPEHKRDDFEIPAFLRRQTN, encoded by the coding sequence ATGGCGATCAGTTTTAAAGCGCCCGAACCGCAAGAGCTGCGCCCCCGGATCACGGTCCTGGGCGTTGGCGGCGCTGGTGGCAATGCGGTCAACAACATGATCGCGTCCAAGCTCGAAGGCGTCGAGTTCTTGGTGGCCAATACAGACGCCCAGGCGCTGGCCGGCTCGAAAGCCGATCGCCGCGTCCAGCTTGGCGCGCATGTCACCGAAGGCCAGGGCGCTGGCGCTCAGCCCGATATTGGCCGCGCTTCCGCTGAGGAGACGCTCGAAGAGATCATGGAGCATCTTAAAGATGCCCATATGGTCTTCATCACCGCTGGCATGGGCGGCGGCACCGGCACGGGCGCGGCGCCGGTCATCGCGCGGGCCGTGCGTGAAGCGGGCATCCTGACCGTCGGCGTTGTCACCAAGCCCTTCGCCTTCGAAGGCGACCGCCGCATGCGCATTGCCGAAAAGGGCATTGCCGAGCTGCAGCAATACGTCCACACCCTGATCGTCATCCCGAACCAGAACCTCTTCCGCGTCGCCAACGACCGCACCACCTTCGCCCAGGCCTTCGCCATGGCCGACGATGTGCTGCATGCGGGCGTGCGCGGCGTGACCGATCTGATCGTCTGCCCGGGCCTCATCAACCTCGACTTCGCCGACATCAAGTCGGTGATCACCGAGATGGGCAAGGCGATGATGGGCACCGGCGAGGCCGAGGGCGAAGATCGCGCCCAGAAGGCCGCCGATATGGCCATTTCCAACCCGCTGCTCGACGATGTCTCGATGAAGGGCGCCAAGGGCGTGCTGATCAACATCACCGGCGGTCCGGACCTGATGCTGTTCGAAGTGGAAGCGGCCGCGAACCGCATCCGCGCCGAGGTCGATCCCGACGCCAACATCATCTTCGGCAACACCATTCTTGAAGACATGGAAGGGCGCATCCGCGTTTCGGTGGTCGCCACCGGCATCGATGCCGCCGAAATGCGCGTCGGCAAGAATGTAGAGCAATTCCCCGGACGCCCGGCCCTGAAAGCCATGCCGGTTGAGAAGTCGCCGCGCGAGAAGCTGCAGGAAGCTGCCGCCCTTCATCGCGCCAAGATCAACAACCCGGTCGTGCCGCCGCCGCAGCCCGTGATGGAGCCCGCGCCGGTTTCCAATCCGGTCCGCCGCAACATCGAGCAGATTGAATCCAATCTCGCCGAACACAGCGCGGCCGAAGCGGCCATTCTCGGCAGCCGCGAGATTTCCGAGCCGGCGATGACCTATGTCGAGCCGGAACCGGCGCCGCTGCCGCGTCAGACTGTGCGTGAGGAAATGCCTGTCCAGCGCGTGCCCGAGCCGGAGAAGAAGTCCGGTTGGGGTCTCTTCCGCGGCCGCAAGCCCAAGGAAGAAGTGCGCATGGAGCCGGCGCCGCGGATGCAGACCCAGCCGGTGCAGCGTGCGCCGCAGGCCCGCGCCACGGTCAATGTCGAGCCGCAGCGCCCGGCCCCGCAGATGGGCGATTCCGATCTCTTCCCGGAGCATAAGCGGGATGATTTCGAAATCCCGGCCTTCCTGCGCCGCCAGACCAACTAG
- the ftsA gene encoding cell division protein FtsA yields MGETVRLKAGESVPAYRTGLVAVLDIGSTKTVCLIARCEPGSIKVLGAALRESRGLRSGTVMEMTAAEESIRDCVAAAENLADARLQNVLISVNCGSPTTVTSRTAIPLPEGVAVNDEVLRHLLSEGRARCQLEGHVVIQSMPTSYVVDDSFGVRDPSGMVGQRIGVTMHGVAVKPTPLSNLRLAVERGHLKVAASLFAPYASGLSVLTDDEKQLGATIIDMGGGCTSIAVFMEGHLVHADMVPIGGQAVTNDIAVMLAAPLAAAERAKVLYGAALGDLESGADVVSIPQMGEENEEGDLRVPRSMLTRIIQARLEETFSEVHKRLRESGFDVAAGRRLVLTGGASQLAGARELAGRVLNKQVRVGRPRPQAGLPASSAGPDYATAVGLLMAGATMPPEVLNPELQSQQAENGTKGWLSRLTGGLIG; encoded by the coding sequence ATGGGTGAAACGGTGCGCCTGAAAGCAGGCGAGAGCGTTCCGGCCTACCGCACCGGCTTGGTCGCGGTGCTGGATATTGGCTCGACCAAGACCGTCTGCCTGATCGCCCGCTGCGAGCCGGGCTCGATCAAGGTCTTGGGCGCGGCCCTGCGCGAAAGTCGGGGCTTGCGCTCCGGCACGGTGATGGAGATGACCGCGGCGGAGGAATCCATCCGCGATTGCGTGGCGGCGGCGGAAAATCTCGCCGATGCCCGTCTGCAGAACGTACTGATCTCGGTCAATTGCGGCAGCCCCACCACGGTGACCTCTCGCACCGCCATTCCCCTGCCGGAAGGTGTCGCGGTCAATGACGAGGTTCTGCGCCACCTTTTGTCCGAGGGGCGGGCCCGCTGCCAGCTCGAAGGCCATGTGGTGATCCAGTCCATGCCGACCTCTTATGTGGTCGATGACTCCTTTGGCGTGCGCGATCCCTCCGGCATGGTCGGCCAGCGCATCGGCGTCACCATGCATGGCGTGGCGGTAAAGCCGACCCCGCTTTCCAACCTCCGCCTCGCGGTGGAGCGTGGCCATTTAAAGGTCGCCGCCTCGCTCTTCGCGCCTTATGCCTCGGGCCTTTCCGTCCTTACCGATGATGAAAAGCAGCTCGGCGCCACCATCATCGACATGGGCGGCGGCTGCACCTCGATTGCCGTCTTCATGGAGGGCCATCTGGTGCATGCCGATATGGTCCCGATTGGCGGCCAGGCTGTGACAAACGATATCGCCGTGATGCTGGCGGCGCCTTTGGCTGCGGCAGAACGCGCCAAAGTCCTCTACGGCGCGGCTTTGGGTGACCTGGAGTCAGGCGCCGATGTCGTCTCCATCCCGCAGATGGGCGAGGAGAATGAAGAGGGCGATCTGCGCGTGCCCCGCTCCATGCTCACCAGAATCATTCAAGCCCGCCTCGAAGAAACCTTCAGCGAAGTGCATAAGCGCTTGCGGGAGTCCGGTTTTGATGTGGCGGCGGGCCGCCGTCTCGTGCTCACCGGCGGTGCCAGCCAGCTCGCCGGTGCGCGCGAATTGGCGGGCCGCGTGTTGAATAAACAAGTGCGTGTCGGGCGTCCGCGTCCGCAAGCAGGATTGCCTGCATCTTCAGCAGGACCAGATTATGCCACCGCCGTTGGGCTTTTGATGGCGGGTGCAACAATGCCTCCGGAGGTCCTCAATCCGGAACTTCAGTCACAACAAGCAGAAAATGGCACTAAAGGTTGGCTCTCTCGGTTGACCGGAGGGCTCATCGGATGA
- a CDS encoding cell division protein FtsQ/DivIB — MLGLFRRPMLLLTVTLVFGAIVAAIIAGHMIERTMSRTDTAVGGVASRAGFVVSKLHLDGNHRTKASDIMAALRLHNGQTIFALDLQAARARLLSLPWVADAEVRRRYPDDVSVHIIEREPYARWQDDKSLVVVARDGHVITADGMARFAKLPLLMGDGAPENAGPFLDAVARHRSILSRVTAYQYQSGRRWNLLLDDGVVVKFPETGWDKELSELDRLILDKGILEKDIREIDLRNAAYLYFFLRNGGTQREKRAETGSAI, encoded by the coding sequence ATGCTTGGCCTATTCCGCCGCCCGATGCTGCTTTTGACGGTGACCTTGGTCTTTGGCGCCATCGTGGCCGCCATTATTGCGGGCCATATGATCGAGCGCACGATGTCGCGCACCGACACGGCGGTTGGTGGCGTCGCCTCGCGCGCGGGTTTTGTTGTCTCTAAACTCCACCTCGACGGCAATCATCGCACCAAGGCGAGCGATATCATGGCGGCCCTGCGCCTCCATAACGGCCAGACCATTTTCGCGTTGGATTTGCAGGCGGCGCGGGCGCGCCTCCTTTCGCTGCCTTGGGTGGCCGATGCCGAAGTACGCCGTCGTTATCCCGATGATGTTTCGGTCCACATCATTGAGCGCGAGCCCTATGCCCGATGGCAAGACGACAAAAGTCTCGTCGTGGTGGCGCGCGACGGCCATGTCATCACGGCAGACGGAATGGCGAGATTCGCCAAACTCCCGCTTCTCATGGGGGATGGTGCACCGGAAAACGCCGGGCCTTTCCTCGACGCGGTGGCGCGTCACCGCTCCATTCTTTCGCGGGTGACGGCGTATCAATACCAATCGGGACGGCGGTGGAATCTGCTGCTCGACGACGGGGTGGTGGTCAAATTCCCGGAAACCGGTTGGGACAAAGAATTATCCGAGCTCGATCGTTTGATTCTCGACAAAGGCATCTTGGAAAAGGATATCCGGGAGATTGATTTGCGGAATGCGGCCTATCTCTACTTCTTCCTGCGTAATGGCGGGACCCAGAGAGAGAAGCGGGCGGAAACGGGGAGTGCGATCTGA
- a CDS encoding D-alanine--D-alanine ligase: protein MTKVAVLLGGRSSEREVSLVSGANCANALREEGFDVVEIDPAASDLSAALVLAKPDVVFNALHGRFGEDGCVQGLLELLRIPYTHSGVLASALAMHKQRTKDIYAAAGLPIVKSIVVDRKAAAAEHLMEPPYVVKPVNEGSSVGVFIIRKGDNRPPAELGSDKWNLTDLMMVEEYVPGRELTVAVMGSQALAVTEITTSLEFYDYEAKYAAGGSKHTLPAPIPEHVAAEAKQLAERAHVALGCRGVSRTDFRYDDTDGKHRLVLLETNTQPGMTPTSLVPEQAAYNGMSYRALCRWIVEDASCDR from the coding sequence ATGACCAAAGTAGCCGTGCTGTTGGGCGGGCGTTCCTCCGAACGCGAGGTCAGTCTGGTCTCAGGCGCCAATTGCGCAAATGCCCTGCGAGAGGAAGGTTTCGACGTCGTTGAAATCGATCCGGCGGCCAGTGACCTTTCCGCCGCGCTAGTTTTAGCCAAGCCCGATGTCGTCTTCAACGCGCTGCATGGCCGCTTTGGCGAAGATGGCTGCGTCCAGGGCCTCTTGGAGCTCTTGCGTATTCCTTACACCCATTCCGGCGTGCTCGCCTCGGCGCTCGCTATGCATAAGCAGCGCACGAAGGATATCTATGCCGCCGCAGGCCTGCCGATCGTGAAGTCCATCGTGGTGGATCGCAAAGCCGCCGCCGCCGAGCATCTGATGGAGCCGCCCTATGTGGTGAAGCCGGTCAATGAGGGCTCCTCGGTGGGCGTTTTCATCATCCGCAAGGGCGACAATCGTCCGCCCGCGGAGCTGGGTTCCGACAAATGGAACCTCACGGATCTCATGATGGTTGAGGAATATGTGCCGGGGCGCGAGCTGACGGTTGCCGTGATGGGCAGCCAGGCGCTGGCAGTCACCGAGATCACCACCAGCCTCGAATTCTATGATTACGAAGCCAAATACGCAGCCGGCGGTTCCAAGCACACGTTGCCGGCGCCGATTCCTGAACATGTAGCTGCTGAAGCCAAACAACTCGCTGAGCGCGCCCATGTGGCGCTTGGCTGCCGTGGCGTGTCGCGCACCGATTTCCGCTATGACGATACGGACGGCAAGCATCGTTTGGTATTGCTCGAAACCAATACCCAGCCGGGCATGACGCCCACCTCCCTGGTGCCTGAACAGGCCGCTTATAACGGCATGAGCTATCGCGCTCTCTGCCGCTGGATTGTGGAGGATGCAAGTTGCGACCGGTGA
- the murB gene encoding UDP-N-acetylmuramate dehydrogenase, with product MSAPLPQVRGTYQFGAALKDLVWFRAGGVAEVLFRPADADDLAAFFAGKPAGVPITIIGVGSNLLVRDGGIPGVVIRLPAAFGKVEVDGLRVRAGAAALDSAVARKAADAGIAGFEFLRGVPGTIGGALRMNAGCYGSEVKDIFVEATAIDGQGKKHVLSAADMGFVYRKSGVPKDFVFVEAVFEGHGDEPAAVRTRMEELLARREITQPIGAKTGGSTFKNPPGAHAWKLIEDAGCRGLKIGDAMVSDVHCNFLINLGNATAAEIEALGEEVRRRVKETSGIDLEWEIKRVGVAGGES from the coding sequence ATGTCGGCCCCGCTGCCTCAAGTTCGCGGTACCTATCAATTCGGCGCAGCGCTGAAGGACCTTGTGTGGTTTCGCGCGGGCGGCGTGGCGGAAGTGTTGTTCCGTCCGGCCGATGCCGATGATCTTGCCGCCTTCTTCGCAGGCAAACCGGCGGGCGTGCCCATCACCATCATTGGCGTCGGCTCCAATCTTCTGGTGCGCGACGGCGGCATCCCTGGTGTCGTCATCCGCCTTCCGGCGGCGTTCGGCAAGGTGGAGGTGGATGGGCTTCGTGTACGCGCCGGTGCGGCGGCGCTGGATTCCGCAGTTGCCCGCAAAGCGGCGGATGCCGGGATCGCAGGGTTCGAGTTCCTGCGCGGTGTGCCGGGTACCATCGGTGGCGCATTGCGCATGAATGCGGGCTGCTATGGCTCGGAGGTGAAGGACATCTTCGTGGAAGCCACCGCCATCGACGGACAGGGTAAAAAGCACGTCCTTTCCGCTGCCGATATGGGCTTTGTCTATCGTAAATCCGGCGTGCCCAAGGATTTCGTCTTTGTCGAAGCGGTGTTCGAAGGTCATGGTGATGAACCCGCTGCCGTGCGCACGCGCATGGAAGAGCTGCTCGCCCGGCGTGAAATCACCCAGCCCATCGGGGCCAAGACGGGCGGTTCCACCTTCAAGAATCCGCCCGGCGCCCATGCCTGGAAGCTGATCGAGGATGCGGGCTGCCGCGGGCTGAAAATCGGCGATGCCATGGTCTCGGATGTGCATTGCAACTTCTTGATCAATCTCGGCAACGCCACCGCGGCCGAGATCGAAGCATTGGGCGAGGAAGTGCGCCGCCGCGTGAAAGAAACGTCGGGCATAGACCTCGAATGGGAAATCAAGCGCGTCGGTGTCGCCGGAGGGGAATCATGA
- the murC gene encoding UDP-N-acetylmuramate--L-alanine ligase has translation MSATRVPLDIGAIHFIGIGGIGMSGIAEIMHNLGYRVQGSDAADNANVKRLKAMGIPVHVGHSPENLAEAHVVVYSSAVKPGNPEFDAARLKGLPLVRRAEMLAEIMRLKSCIAVAGTNGKTTTTTMVAALLDAGALDPTVVNGGIINAYGTNARLGQGEWVVVEADESDGTFLRLPSTIAVVTNADPDHLDYYKNFDNLRDAFQRFVENVPFYGFAVLCIDHPEVQAMVGRITDRRIITYGMSPQADIRAVNIRFAEGASCYDVIVADRRAGTERRLENLKLPMPGEHNVQNSLAAIAVASQLGVSDETIRHALETFRGVGRRFTKVGEFQGTAIIDDYAHNPFKIAAALKAARQAYTGPVVAVVQPHRYTRLRDTFAEFSKCLNDADIAIVAPVYAAGEKPIEGFDRDSYADALRAHGHRHVLTIEGEADLASLIAPYMKPGGAVVCLGAGSISAWAHKLQGALEALK, from the coding sequence ATGAGCGCCACACGTGTTCCGCTTGATATTGGCGCCATCCATTTCATTGGCATCGGCGGCATCGGCATGAGCGGCATCGCTGAAATCATGCATAACCTTGGCTATCGCGTGCAGGGCTCCGACGCGGCGGACAATGCCAATGTGAAGCGCCTCAAGGCAATGGGTATCCCCGTGCATGTCGGCCATTCGCCAGAAAATCTCGCTGAAGCCCATGTCGTGGTTTATTCCTCAGCGGTGAAGCCGGGCAATCCTGAATTCGATGCCGCGCGCCTCAAAGGTCTGCCGCTGGTGCGCCGCGCTGAGATGCTCGCCGAGATCATGCGGCTGAAATCCTGCATCGCGGTTGCTGGCACGAACGGCAAGACCACGACGACGACGATGGTTGCTGCGCTACTTGATGCGGGTGCGCTCGATCCCACCGTGGTCAATGGCGGCATCATCAATGCCTATGGCACCAATGCGCGGCTGGGGCAGGGCGAGTGGGTGGTGGTGGAAGCCGATGAGAGCGACGGCACCTTCCTGCGCTTGCCCTCCACCATCGCGGTCGTGACCAATGCCGATCCCGATCACCTCGATTACTATAAGAATTTCGACAATCTACGCGACGCCTTCCAGCGCTTTGTCGAGAATGTGCCGTTCTATGGCTTCGCCGTGCTTTGCATCGATCATCCCGAGGTGCAGGCGATGGTGGGGCGCATCACCGACCGGCGCATCATAACCTATGGCATGAGCCCTCAGGCCGATATCCGCGCCGTTAATATCCGCTTTGCCGAAGGCGCCTCTTGCTACGATGTCATCGTGGCTGACCGCCGTGCGGGCACGGAACGCCGCTTGGAAAATCTCAAGCTCCCCATGCCAGGTGAGCACAATGTGCAGAACTCGCTCGCGGCCATCGCGGTGGCGAGCCAGCTTGGCGTCTCTGACGAAACCATTCGTCACGCACTTGAAACCTTCCGTGGCGTGGGTCGCCGTTTCACCAAGGTTGGTGAATTCCAGGGCACGGCGATCATTGATGATTACGCCCATAACCCCTTCAAGATCGCGGCAGCCTTGAAAGCCGCCCGCCAGGCTTACACGGGGCCGGTGGTCGCGGTGGTGCAGCCGCACCGCTATACCCGCCTGCGCGATACTTTCGCAGAATTCTCCAAATGCCTGAACGATGCCGATATCGCGATCGTGGCCCCGGTCTATGCGGCTGGGGAAAAGCCCATCGAAGGGTTTGACCGCGATTCATATGCGGATGCTTTGCGCGCCCATGGCCATCGCCATGTCCTCACCATCGAAGGTGAGGCTGATCTGGCGTCGCTAATCGCGCCTTATATGAAACCGGGTGGGGCGGTGGTCTGCCTTGGCGCTGGTTCGATTTCGGCCTGGGCTCACAAACTGCAAGGCGCGCTGGAGGCGCTTAAATAA
- the murG gene encoding undecaprenyldiphospho-muramoylpentapeptide beta-N-acetylglucosaminyltransferase, whose product MTIVLATGGTGGHLFPAEALAKELQARGQKIVVMTDKRGKSYGDVFPGAEIAIVPSAAFSDRSTIRLISAPFEIIAGIVVSFAKLKSIRPSAVVGFGGYPSVPVMLAACFAGLPTAILSPDALLGRANRLIMNYVRIIAANLPLVRFLPKNSKKIVYTGNPLRPEVIALTAAPYESPTNEYRVLVFGGSQGARVFSERMPAAIKLLPEAFRAKLNIIQQCRPEDLESVRNEYAAMGVRAELASFFKNMPQHIAEAHLVIARSGAGTVSELACIGRPAILVPLPHALDDNQTPNAEALVKVGGGWRVPQTDFTPEKISAMLQAAFADPVALAEKAAAARSLAKPDATRALADLVETLGGKR is encoded by the coding sequence ATGACCATAGTTCTCGCCACCGGCGGTACGGGCGGGCACCTCTTCCCGGCAGAAGCGCTCGCCAAGGAATTGCAGGCACGCGGCCAAAAGATCGTCGTCATGACCGACAAGCGCGGCAAGAGTTATGGTGATGTGTTTCCAGGCGCCGAGATTGCCATCGTGCCCTCCGCCGCCTTTTCGGATCGCTCCACTATTCGGCTCATTTCCGCGCCCTTCGAGATTATCGCTGGGATCGTTGTTTCTTTTGCAAAATTGAAAAGCATCCGTCCCTCGGCTGTGGTGGGCTTTGGCGGCTATCCGTCGGTGCCGGTGATGCTGGCGGCATGCTTTGCGGGATTGCCTACAGCGATCCTTTCGCCGGATGCGTTGCTCGGTCGCGCCAATCGCTTGATTATGAATTATGTGCGGATAATCGCGGCCAATCTGCCCCTGGTGCGCTTTTTGCCCAAAAACAGCAAAAAGATCGTTTACACGGGCAATCCTCTGCGTCCCGAGGTGATTGCGCTCACCGCTGCACCTTACGAATCGCCGACCAATGAATATCGTGTGCTGGTATTTGGCGGCAGCCAGGGCGCACGTGTTTTCTCCGAACGCATGCCCGCCGCGATCAAGCTTTTGCCGGAAGCTTTCCGCGCCAAACTCAACATCATCCAGCAATGCCGCCCGGAAGATCTTGAAAGCGTCCGCAACGAATATGCGGCGATGGGTGTTCGTGCCGAGCTGGCTTCATTCTTCAAGAATATGCCGCAGCACATCGCCGAAGCACATCTCGTCATCGCGCGCTCTGGCGCGGGCACGGTGAGTGAGCTTGCCTGTATTGGCCGGCCCGCGATCTTGGTGCCGCTGCCGCATGCCCTCGATGACAACCAGACCCCCAACGCCGAAGCGCTGGTGAAGGTTGGCGGGGGCTGGCGTGTGCCGCAAACCGATTTCACGCCCGAGAAAATCTCAGCCATGCTGCAAGCGGCCTTTGCCGACCCTGTGGCGCTCGCGGAAAAAGCCGCGGCGGCGCGCAGTCTCGCCAAGCCGGATGCGACCAGAGCCTTGGCTGATCTTGTCGAAACACTGGGAGGCAAGCGATGA
- a CDS encoding FtsW/RodA/SpoVE family cell cycle protein produces the protein MNRASRNFLADWWWTIDRPAAMMVLVLLVIGLMLAVAASPAASGGPHTAGNFIFAAKQVVFACIAIAILFGTSLLERDDLRKVAAIVFVVAVIGSALVLVLGAETLGARRWLDLKVFTLQPSEFLKPSFAILAGAILASEKQAPIPKPAITFLVLCPALFFLLLQPDVGQTFLLLGLWGSLLFFAGMALKWVWVFAGGATGLATMAYFLFPHVQHRVQQFMHPTEKGYQTGLSLKAFAHGGLLGVGPGAGTVKYRLPDVHSDFIFAVAGEEFGLWLCAIIALLFCALTVRLLLRAVKSKDSFAQLSGAGLATVVALQAFINMGVAVNLLPAKGMTLPFISAGGSSLFAVALTMGFALALGRQRPQVELQKPKLTPGYIANPGRARA, from the coding sequence ATGAACCGAGCCAGCCGCAACTTCCTGGCCGATTGGTGGTGGACGATAGATCGTCCCGCTGCGATGATGGTGCTTGTGCTGCTCGTCATCGGCCTGATGCTTGCGGTTGCGGCAAGTCCGGCGGCAAGTGGCGGTCCGCATACAGCGGGCAATTTTATTTTCGCGGCTAAGCAGGTGGTGTTCGCCTGCATCGCGATCGCTATTCTCTTCGGAACATCGCTTCTGGAACGCGATGATCTGCGCAAGGTGGCGGCGATCGTGTTTGTCGTAGCTGTCATCGGCTCGGCCCTGGTGCTGGTGTTGGGGGCCGAAACCCTCGGGGCGCGCCGCTGGCTAGACCTCAAGGTCTTCACGCTTCAGCCCTCCGAATTTCTGAAGCCCTCTTTTGCCATTCTTGCTGGTGCGATCCTGGCGAGCGAAAAGCAGGCGCCCATTCCCAAGCCGGCGATTACCTTCCTGGTTTTGTGCCCGGCGCTATTCTTCCTTCTCTTGCAGCCGGATGTGGGGCAGACCTTTTTGCTGCTCGGCCTCTGGGGCTCGCTGCTGTTCTTCGCAGGGATGGCCCTTAAATGGGTTTGGGTTTTCGCCGGCGGGGCGACCGGGCTCGCCACCATGGCCTATTTCCTGTTCCCTCATGTGCAGCATCGCGTGCAGCAGTTCATGCATCCGACGGAGAAGGGCTATCAGACAGGGCTGTCGCTCAAAGCCTTCGCGCATGGCGGATTGCTCGGCGTCGGTCCGGGCGCCGGCACGGTGAAGTATCGCCTGCCGGACGTGCATTCGGACTTCATCTTCGCCGTGGCGGGGGAGGAGTTCGGCCTCTGGCTTTGCGCCATTATCGCGCTGCTCTTCTGCGCGCTTACCGTGCGCCTTTTGCTGCGTGCGGTGAAATCCAAGGATAGCTTTGCCCAGCTCTCGGGCGCGGGCCTTGCGACCGTCGTCGCCCTACAAGCCTTCATCAATATGGGGGTGGCGGTCAATCTGCTGCCCGCCAAGGGCATGACATTGCCCTTCATCTCCGCGGGCGGCTCGTCTCTGTTCGCCGTGGCCCTGACGATGGGCTTTGCCCTGGCGCTCGGCCGTCAGCGCCCGCAAGTCGAATTGCAAAAGCCCAAGCTGACGCCAGGCTACATAGCGAATCCAGGGAGGGCGCGGGCATGA